GGATTTCCTGAATTCTATCGGCGTAGCCGAAATGGGGGACGCGAATCTCCACATCGCTGAGCGCAGCCAGCTGTCCGCCGTCTTTGCCGGTCAAACTCACTACTTTGGCCCCAATTTTCTTGGCGGCCTCGGCGGCTTTCAAGGCATTGCCCGAGTTGCCAGACGTACTGATGGCCAGCAACACATCCTCGGGCTTGGCCAGGGCCTCTACGTAACGCGAGAACACATCTTGGTACCCGTAGTCATTGGACACGCAGCTCAAATGGCTGGGGTCTGAGATGGAGATGGCCGCCATGGGTGCCCGGTTTTCGCGGTAGCGGCCGGTGAGTTCCTCGGCGAAGTGCATGGCATCACACATGGAACCGCCGTTGCCGCAGGACAAGATTTTACCACCGTTTTTAAGGCTTTGGCCCATGAGCAGGGCGGCTTGTTCAATGGCAGAGAGCGTGGCAGGCTGCGCCAGAAAATCTGTGAGCACCTGTTGGGCCTGCTGCAATTCTGTAGTGATGAGGGCGGAATATGAGGTCATTTACGGTAAAGGGCGTTGGTCTGGCCTTGGCGGCAGATTGGTGTTTTGGTCTGGGCGAAAATTAGGCGGTGTAGGGTACGTGCTAGGCGGCTGTTCAAGCGGGCTGGCCGTTGGTTTGGCCGGACCCGGCGTGGCCAGCAAAGACGCGTTAGATGATTTCATGCGTTCATCATACAGCTGCGCCTTGAGTTTGGTGATTTCACGGTGTTCCTGCTCCAGTCCTTTTTTCAAAGAGGCAATATACGCGTTTTCCACCAAGAGTTCAGTCAGCAGGAGCAAGGCGCCCACCCACAACAAACCACGCAGGAAACTCCCCGCGTCTGGCAAGTCAAACAAGGTCACAAACTTGTCCACGCTCAGAATGCGCAGTAAAAACAGCAGGGCAATGACCAGGTACACCATCACCGTCACATTGATTATTTTCTTTACGTTTTCCATAGAGGTAAGCTAGAATCAAACATTAGATATGCTGAATATTCTAGGGTGTACGCAAACGCCGCAATTTCGCTGTGTCCAGTGGTAATGACTTCCGTTTTCGGCTTCATTTCCAGAAATGAGCCCGAAAACGGAAAGTTGTCTCCATGAAAAATCCCCTGCCGGCGCATGATGCAGCCAACAGGGGATTTCAAAACGATCAGCAATGAACAATTTACATGTTTTGCATTTGGGTGAGTTTGTAGTACAGGCCGCCTTGCTGCACCAGTTGCGCGTGGTTGCCGCGTTCTACAATGCTGCCGCCCTGTATCACAATGATCTCATCTGCGTGCTGAATGGTGCTCAGGCGGTGCGCAATGACCAGGGACGTGCGGTTTTTCATGAGGTTAGTCAAGGCTTCCTGCACCAGTTTCTCAGATTCCGTGTCCAGCGCCGAGGTGGCTTCATCCATGATCAAGATGGGCGGGTTCTTGAGAATGGCGCGGGCAATGCTCAGGCGCTGGCGCTGGCCACCAGATAGTTTCCCGCCGCGGTCGCCAATCACGGTCTGGTAGCCGTTGGGCGAATTCACGATGAACTCGTGCGCGTTAGCAATTTTGGCGGCGGCTATGACTTCTTCTTCGGTGGCGTCTGTCTTGTTGAAAGCAATGTTGTTGAAGATGGTGTCATTGAACAAGATGGATTCCTGGGTCACAATGCCCATCTGGGCCCGTACAGAATGCAAAGAACAATCCCGCAGGTCTGTGCCGTCAATCAAAATAGCGCCTTCGGTGGGGTCATAAAAACGGGGCAACAGATCGGCCAGCGTAGACTTTCCGCCACCAGATGGTCCTACCAGTGCCACTGTTTTCCCTTTGGGAATGCGCAGGTTTATGTGCTGCAGGATTGGGTCATCGGCGTACTTAAAACCAACGTTTTTGAACTCAATCTCCTGGGTGAACGTGGGCAGCACTTTGGCGTCTGGCTTGTCTCTGATGAGTGGTTGGGTGTCCATCAAGGTCAGCACGCGGTCACCGGCCACCAAACCCCGCTGAATATTGCTGAACGCGTTGGAGATGGCTTTCACGGGCACCAACACCTGCGAGAACAGCGCCAAGTAAGCCACTAATTTGGGTCCTGTCAGCTCAGACTCGCCTGCGAGCACCAGGGAGCCGCCAAAATAGAGGATGCCCGCCACCACGCCCACGCCCATAAACTCTGAGAACGGCGAGGCCAGGCTGCGTTTGTTGTTCATAGACGTGATGATGTGGGCATAACGGTCATTGCTCTGCTTGAACTTTTGAATCACGTAGGGCTGGGCATTGAACCCCTTGATCACCCGCAGACCGCTCAAGGTTTCATCAATAATGCCCAGAATGGTGCCCAGAGATTCCTGGCCTTCCGTAGATTGCCTTTTGAGTTTTTTGGCGATGCTGGAAATCACCAGGCCAGAGGCCGGCAACACCAGCAAACTGAAGAAAGTCAATTGGGGTGACAGGTAAAACAATACCCCAAAATACCCGAACAGATAGAAAGGCTCCCTGAACAATACGTTGAGCGTGCTCACCACGGAGTTCTCCACCTCTTGCACGTCATTGGTGAGCGTAGACATGATGTTGCCTTTGCGTTGGTTTGAGAAAAAGCCCAACTGCAGCTGCGTGATGCGTTCATATACCTGTTGCCGAAGGTTTTTGACTACTTTGGCCCGCACTTCGCCTTCAATTCTAAGCCCTATGTACTTGAATATATTGGAGAGCAGCACAGACCCGATCAACAGAAAACAGATGAATTTAAGCGCCCCCATGGTGCCCTGAGCGCGCACTACCTGCCCAAAATAATAGTTGAAGAACTGCTTCGGCCAGTCAAAGGAAAGCTCAAAGGCCGGCGGGGCGGTAAGGATTGCCTGTGGCTCTTGTACCTGGTCAAAGAGCACCGACATCAAAGGTGCCAGCAAGGTGAAGTTCATGACCCCAAAAATGGTGGCCAGCAGCGTGACAAGGGCATACCACGGCACATACTGGCTGAACGGCCTGGCAAAGCTAAGAATGCGGAAATACGTTTTCATTGCCGCAAAGGTACGGCTTTGGTTTGGAAAACAGCGCGTTTGGGAGCAGCGCCGTTTTGAGGCTCATTTCTGGAAATGAGGGCAAAAACGGGCGGAGGTTGATTCACCAACTGTGAATAATAGTAGTAAACAGATTTGATGGATATAGGTGATTGCATTGGTTAAACCGCTGGCAAATCCCGCGCTTTTACGGTCACTACCTGCCCGTCTTTGGAGAAAACCAACTCCCCGTCTTCTTTCTGTTTTTTTCTAATAAGGCGTTCCACGGCCAAGTCAAGTCCTTTTAGGATTTTCTCCCGCAAAACTGCTGTATCAACTTTTTCTCTAGCCATGGCTTAGTGTTTTAAGCTTCTCCCAGACTTCTTTGTCTTGAATGTTTACCTCTTGTTCTTCCTGCCTTTCCGCTACTATGCTATACGGGGTCTGAGAATTATCAATCACCATCCAGAAATCACAGATTGGGAGGAATAGTTTGAAAAGGTTGTCAATTCCCCTGGTATACCTACGCTTGATAACGTCTTCCGGAATATGGTGCCCACCTTCAGCTACTCTTTTCTTAACTCTGGCAATGGCAAGCTCTGGTGAGTTTAACCAAAAGTAAACCAAATTGATATGATAGCCAACCTGTTTCGCTTTTTTGATAGTCTGCGCGTAGCTTCTGGTAGCCAAGGTTGTTTCTAAAGCAAAGTCAGTTTTCTTGTTCAGAAGTTCTTCAATCCTATGGAGCATGATCCTGCCCGCCTCAATGGCTACTTTCTCTGGCTGAAAAGGCGAAAGTCCGCGGGCAATCTCATCAGCGTTGACAAACTCCTGGCAGTCTAACATTTCAGGCAGAACGGTGAAAGAAGCAGTTGTCTTGCCTGCCCCGTTACACCCAGAAATGATATATAAGTTAGGCATACACACGCAATTTTAAAAATCATGTGACCGCTGCGGCATGTTCCAACGCAACGTAAAAGCAGTAAACGCGCTGTTCTGGTCAAAGGCGTTGTCATTGGCGTCTACGCGGCGCAGAATCTGGGTCACGTCTAGGTGCATGTTGTAGAGCAGTTGGTAAGACAGGCTGGCCTCACCGTACAGTTGGTTGGTGGTAACGCCATCGCCTATAGAATAACCATAGTCCCCGGCGCGGGTGTCATAAGGTTTCAAGACGTTTCCCCCGAAGTTGCTGGCCGGGTTGCGCGGCTCCGGGTCCTGGCCGTAGCGCGTGAGAATGGCTTTACCGGTGAAGGTGAGCTTGGGCAAGGGCTGGTAGCGGACAATGGCAATGGCCTCGGCTAGGTTGGCGCCCAGCGGGTGGGCCAGCGGCTGTTGGTAGTGCTGGTAGTTGTTGGCGGGGCTTTCATGCTGGTAGGTAAAGGGTCTCACCACATTAATCTCGCCGTGCAGGTCTAAGTTAGATACCCCAAACGCGTCTATGTATTTGGCCCCAGCCTGGATAGCGTATTTATTGCCCCACCAACCGTTACCGGCTTTGATTTCACTGAGCAAGAATTCATCTAGTACAAACTGACCATACAATTGCACGCGGTTGTAGATGTTCCATTTGAAGTCGGCACCTAATAAAGCGTTGTCCTGCGAGCCCAGGCCTTGTTCCACAGCGCGGTAGAAAATGATGGGGTTCAGGTACTGCAGCTCAAACCGACCGTAGCCCCGCCCAAAGATGGTAGACTCAAAAATACCCACGTTTAGGTTAGGCAGCAGGTTCACGCTGAGGTGGTGCAGGGCCATGTATTTCTTAGGATACAGTTGGTCGCGGCGCTCATGGTCGGCGGTGAGTTCTGCGTAGAGGTTGGTGTATTGCAGTTTCCAGACCTGGGTCTGCAGTTTCAAAAAGAAATACGGCGCGCTGTAATCAGAGAGAATCAAACTCCGGAAACCGTTGCCAATGAAATGGCGGTCATGGCCCAGCATTACGCTGATGTGCTTGGTGGCGGCGTAGTTGATGTAACCGCGGGCGGTGAAAAAATCATAGCCATCGCCTTTGAAATCTTTCCAGTAGCCTTCATGCGGCACCACGGTGTCGCGCACAATGCGGTTGTTGACCCAACCCGGGAACTTCATCTGGTTCTCAGCCAGAAACGTGTAGAAGCCCAGTTTTTCGTCTAAGCTACCTTCTACCTGCACGCCGCGCGAGTTGATGTAGCGCAGGCCGTCGGTCTCGTTGTCTTTGCCTGCTTGCAGGCCCACCACCGGATTCACCCTGAGCGTGAACTCGGGGCTTTCATAGCTGTAGAAATCTGACTTCCGCTCCTGAAAATATTTCAGGAAAGTGCGACGGCTGGTGTTGTTGCGGTCATAGCGCGTGTAGTTCCAGTTGTCATTGAGCAGAAACTCCTTGTTGTATTGGTCCACGCCAGACTGTGAGCTTAAATCCTGTTCGGCGGTTTCGGCCAAAGTCGCCACGCGCGCCCGTCCGTAAGGTTTAAACGAGGTGTGCAGGTTCTCTGTGTTGTATTTAATGTGGTAGCGGTCAATGACGCGGTACACATCTGCGCTCAGCGGCACGGTGGCGTCTTGCCCCAGTACCGAAAAACTGAAAGCCAACGACAGAAAAAGCAGGGTATAGATAGGTTTCATGGGCGGTTTTATGCGGGTAAAGATAGAAAGGAATTTTGAGCGTGTACTTAGAGCGGGCCCCGTGGGTTGCCTTGCTTCAGAATTGGGCCTGTCTCGCATGAAATTGCAGGGCTGTTTTCGGCTTCATTTCCAGTTTAGAGCCCGAAAACGGATGTATTTGCCTGCTGCCTACGTTTGCATACCCAAACACTTTTCTGAAAACCGTAACTTGCGGGTCAAATGCTGCAATTGCTCACCAGAAACCAGATTGATAGTACCCAATGGGAAGCCTGCCTGGCCAGGGCCGAAAACTCTTTGGTATATGCGCACGCCTGGTATTTAGATGTAGTCTGCCAGAAAAAGTGGCACGCCATCATTGAAGTGCAGAACGGCCAATACGCGTCGCTTTTCCCTGTGCCGGTGACGTCTTTTTTAGGCCGAAAAATTGTGCCCTTGCCGTTGTTTGCGCAGCAGTTGGGTTTGTTTCTGACCAGGGAAAGCCAACAGAGAAACCCAGCCGCGTATCTGAATCTTCTGGCTCAGACGTATGACGAGGCGGTTTACCAGATGCCGGCCCAAAACTTCGAGCCAACTAATGTAGACTCACGCTGGCAATGGCGACACCGCCCGAACTACGAATTGACTTTAAGTGAACCGTATGACGTGTTGCGTCAGCGGTATTCCTCCAATGACTTAAAGCGGAACCTCAAAAAAGCCGCCGCCGCGCAGCTGGAGAAAAAACCGGCCACGTCTATGAAATGCCTGATTCAACTGTTCAGGTTGAACAAAGGGCTGGAGTTGACCGATTTGAAAGAGCGCCACTACCGCCGTTTGGAGAAACTTTTCCAGCGGGCGCAACAGGCGGGGGTGGGCCAGGTCTGGGAAGCGTGGCACGAAGACCAGGTAGTGGCCGCCGCCTTTTTCCTGCGCACGCCGCAGCGCACCACTTACCTGTTTGGAGCCAGCAACAAACGCGGCCGAAAAGTAGCCGCCATGGCCTTTCTGCTGGATTTAGCCATACGCGAAGAAGCAAGCACGGGCAAAACGTTCGACTTTGAGGGCAGCGAAATCCCGAGCGTGGCGAAATTCTATTCTTATTTTGGCGCGACGCCCGTGCCGTATGTATCTTTAAGCCTGCAACCTATACCTTCGGCCACCCAATGGATTCTAAACGCCTTCACATCCTTACGCAAACGCCTTCGTTAGCCAATCATTTCATTTCTGAGCTGCGCGATGTGACCGTGCAGAAAGACAGCCTCCGGTTCAGAAGGAATTTAGAGCGCCTGGGCGAAATGATGGCCTGTAAAATCTCTGAGACCCTGCCGTACGCCCAGAAAACCATCCAAACCCCGCTGGCCGAAACCCAACAAACGCTGCTGGTGGAGTTTCCGGTACTGGCCACGGTCTTGCGTGCCGGTCTGCCGTTTCACCAGGGCTTCCTGAATTACTTTGACTATTCTTACAGCGCGTTCATTGGTGCCTACCGGGTAGAAGGCGAACGCCAACTCAAAGTGCATTTAGATTACATGGCTTCGCCGG
This region of Rufibacter sp. LB8 genomic DNA includes:
- the lpcA gene encoding D-sedoheptulose 7-phosphate isomerase, which codes for MTSYSALITTELQQAQQVLTDFLAQPATLSAIEQAALLMGQSLKNGGKILSCGNGGSMCDAMHFAEELTGRYRENRAPMAAISISDPSHLSCVSNDYGYQDVFSRYVEALAKPEDVLLAISTSGNSGNALKAAEAAKKIGAKVVSLTGKDGGQLAALSDVEIRVPHFGYADRIQEIHIKVIHILILLLEKQMSH
- a CDS encoding ABC transporter ATP-binding protein; amino-acid sequence: MKTYFRILSFARPFSQYVPWYALVTLLATIFGVMNFTLLAPLMSVLFDQVQEPQAILTAPPAFELSFDWPKQFFNYYFGQVVRAQGTMGALKFICFLLIGSVLLSNIFKYIGLRIEGEVRAKVVKNLRQQVYERITQLQLGFFSNQRKGNIMSTLTNDVQEVENSVVSTLNVLFREPFYLFGYFGVLFYLSPQLTFFSLLVLPASGLVISSIAKKLKRQSTEGQESLGTILGIIDETLSGLRVIKGFNAQPYVIQKFKQSNDRYAHIITSMNNKRSLASPFSEFMGVGVVAGILYFGGSLVLAGESELTGPKLVAYLALFSQVLVPVKAISNAFSNIQRGLVAGDRVLTLMDTQPLIRDKPDAKVLPTFTQEIEFKNVGFKYADDPILQHINLRIPKGKTVALVGPSGGGKSTLADLLPRFYDPTEGAILIDGTDLRDCSLHSVRAQMGIVTQESILFNDTIFNNIAFNKTDATEEEVIAAAKIANAHEFIVNSPNGYQTVIGDRGGKLSGGQRQRLSIARAILKNPPILIMDEATSALDTESEKLVQEALTNLMKNRTSLVIAHRLSTIQHADEIIVIQGGSIVERGNHAQLVQQGGLYYKLTQMQNM
- a CDS encoding zeta toxin family protein yields the protein MPNLYIISGCNGAGKTTASFTVLPEMLDCQEFVNADEIARGLSPFQPEKVAIEAGRIMLHRIEELLNKKTDFALETTLATRSYAQTIKKAKQVGYHINLVYFWLNSPELAIARVKKRVAEGGHHIPEDVIKRRYTRGIDNLFKLFLPICDFWMVIDNSQTPYSIVAERQEEQEVNIQDKEVWEKLKTLSHG
- a CDS encoding GNAT family N-acetyltransferase, with product MLQLLTRNQIDSTQWEACLARAENSLVYAHAWYLDVVCQKKWHAIIEVQNGQYASLFPVPVTSFLGRKIVPLPLFAQQLGLFLTRESQQRNPAAYLNLLAQTYDEAVYQMPAQNFEPTNVDSRWQWRHRPNYELTLSEPYDVLRQRYSSNDLKRNLKKAAAAQLEKKPATSMKCLIQLFRLNKGLELTDLKERHYRRLEKLFQRAQQAGVGQVWEAWHEDQVVAAAFFLRTPQRTTYLFGASNKRGRKVAAMAFLLDLAIREEASTGKTFDFEGSEIPSVAKFYSYFGATPVPYVSLSLQPIPSATQWILNAFTSLRKRLR
- the upp gene encoding uracil phosphoribosyltransferase gives rise to the protein MDSKRLHILTQTPSLANHFISELRDVTVQKDSLRFRRNLERLGEMMACKISETLPYAQKTIQTPLAETQQTLLVEFPVLATVLRAGLPFHQGFLNYFDYSYSAFIGAYRVEGERQLKVHLDYMASPELEGKVLVLVDPMLATGKSLVQTYRDLLKFGTPARLIVAAVIASPEGVAHLQAEIPEVELWVGALDERLNEHAYIVPGLGDAGDLAYGAKK